The following are encoded in a window of Dysidea avara chromosome 4, odDysAvar1.4, whole genome shotgun sequence genomic DNA:
- the LOC136253117 gene encoding TNF receptor-associated factor family protein DDB_G0290965-like isoform X3 — MAATTPTDIGGYDYTFVNTPPDRLVCRICDYVSRDPRMRDHVKQCPKYPLPCPNNCEVESVLREDMETHKKECPLEVIQCEYHNMGCEERMMRKNKRKHEEEHMDELSWPLKERFEIKLLNQISNHEHHMHIVIYDHTVSRLNADRIYDDNIWISTRLPPLVSISKMNASSFKLTYCSNVAIQVQLLRISESNTKIICTPN, encoded by the exons ATGGCCGCAACCACACCCACTGACATTGGCGGATATGACTACACTTTTGTCAATACTCCACCAGATCGTCTCGTCTGCAGAATTTGTGATTATGTCAGTCGTGACCCTCGCATGA GAGATCATGTGAAGCAGTGTCCAAAATATCCTCTACCCTGTCCCAACAACTGCGAAGTAGAAAGTGTTCTCCGTGAAGACATGGAAACACACAAGAAGGAGTGTCCTCTTGAGGTGATCCAGTGTGAGTACCACAATATGGGGTGTGAGGAGAGGATGATGCGTAAGAATAAGAGGAAACATGAGGAAGAACACATGGACGAGCTTTCCTGGCCACTGAAGGAAAGGTTTGAAATTAAATTGCTGAACCAGATCAGCAACCATGAGCATCATATGCATATAGTTATCTATGATCATACAGTGTCAAGACTCAATGCTGATAGAATCTACGATGATAATATATGG atctctacaaggttaccCCCACTTGTCAGTATCTCAAAGATGAATGCATCTTCCTTCAAGTTAACATATTGTAGTAATGTAGCTATACAAGTACAGCTATTGCGTATTTCAGAGTcgaatacaaaaataatttgtaCCCCTAATTAG
- the LOC136253660 gene encoding uncharacterized protein, which translates to MPILPKVVNPDEIEARAKGDIYCQLNNGNETSSTETGYENRNAADVTTNRPPNSQLGLAYQAIQNKQVSLVNSGCWMVMGTDGTTPYAVRLYPKESCSCPASGVCYHILACKIMIGQNVDAFSNPNMTLLQQKIRRKNKERPSGRKPPRVKDCCPTEEIKQEEPEDLEEKAVEGVADDQDFVSIKEERTENKSHSRSQKRKHPNSQLDTDNSCCNGEQMSCAPKKKLKGATTLVHQTDSSPPQETCVPNHPLTQFLLELKEKASSSAKIRRCERRVKFLNEEFCWDRFLSELNVVCQDILLYNYVLQPSIDKEVTDLDIGKIAVLQTKRSNQIAFLRRLNDKEDKTPRVEVVSSYSDPDYAELNYHAGTATRSNIGVVNTIHVGVQSSKQNAKAEIITAVLLLHICKQPDTDLGKLRIDLVKGLPQLFSVLQQDDTGTVNGISQVKKDYRGKAEEMVQLFCYCQTPWVDGSTSAALYGNSQRDFNMYNCSKCDNWFHKYCLSACDITIPKRNADFFCSACTVPESLPWMHNEYTNTCTSDNFLTILSLHCKQYKSFLDTFGDSEAENSLKAAIVLMNKGKLDEGKTLFLHLLQSRLNLTISRENNLKYDCFGGENNRCLCLFTHIWKLVIKLKCTSEHCPNHNTEVTKYPSTFSFSSGLDNFNEIFPIAGDMVGYCGAEFHCQPPNESLHAVTDRLNLTGRNRETFYECRGVPQVMASSFLNRVPWMIPIDIQSLTGRSILTIPKVLTIYGHGYQLAGCSVCSDNHFTAVCFWYGQTLYYDGMRSHRIQPFKLNDFQNKTGSYAYYFRQL; encoded by the exons ATGCCTATTTTACCGAAAGTGGTTAACCCAGATGAGATTGAGGCTAGAGCTAAGGGTGACATTTATTGTCAATTGAATAATGGCAATGAAACCAGTTCTACAGAGACCGGATATGAGAATAGAAATGCTGCTGATGTGACAACTAACAGACCACCAAATAGCCAACTTGGACTAGCTTATCAAGCTATACAGAATAAGCAAGTTTCATTAGTAAATTCTGGCTGTTGGATGGTTATGGGCACAGATGGTACTACACCATATGCAGTCAGACTTTATCCAAAAGAGAGTTGCTCTTGTCCAGCTTCAGGTGTCTGCTATCATATTCTTGCTTGCAAAATAATGATTGGGCAGAATGTTGATGCTTTCTCAAACCCAAACATGACCTTGCTACAGCAAAAAAtcagaagaaaaaacaaagagcGACCATCTGGAAGGAAACCACCCAGAGTAAAGGACTGTTGTCCAACAGAGGAAATAAAACAAG AAGAACCAGAAGACTTAGAAGAAAAAGCTGTTGAAGGAGTTGCTGATGACCAAGATTTTGTTAGCATCAAGGAAGAAC GCACAGAAAACAAATCTCATTCTCGTTCCCAGAAACGGAAGCATCCTAACA GCCAGCTGGATACAGACAATAGTTGTTGCAATGGAGAACAGATGTCATGTGCTCCTAAAAAGAAATTGAAGG GTGCCACAACCCTTGTACATCAGACAGATTCAAGTCCACCTCAAGAGACCTGTGTACCAAATCATCCACTAACTCAGTTTCTGCTAGAATTAAAGGAAAAGGCCAGCAGTAGTGCTAAAATAAGGAGATGTGAAAGAAGAGTCAAGTTTTTAAATGAAGAATTTTGTTGGGACCGATTCTTATCTGAGTTAAATGTTGTCTGTCAAGATATTCTCCTGTACAATTATGTTTTGCAACCAAGCATTGACAAG GAAGTTACTGATCTTGACATTGGAAAGATTGCAGTACTTCAGACGAAAAGGAGTAATCAAATAGCCTTTTTGAGACGTTTAAACGATAAGGAAGATAAAACACCAAGAGTAGAG GTTGTATCAAGTTACAGTGACCCTGATTATGCAGAACTAAACTATCATGCAGGAACTGCCACTCGTTCAAACATTGGAGTTGTGAATACCATTCATGTTGGAGTGCAAAGCAGTAAACAGAATGCAAAAGCCGAGATTATAACTGCAGTTTTGCTCCTGCACATTTGCAAACAACCGGATACGGATTTGGGAAAACTGCGCATTGATTTGGTTAAAGGTTTGCCACAGTTATTTTCAGTATTGCAACAAGATGATACTGGAACAGTCAATGGCATTTCACAAGTTAAAAAGGACTATCGCGGGAAAGCAGAAGAGATGGTTCAGCTGTTTTGCTACTGCCAAACACCATGGGTTGATGGATCAACATCTGCCGCGCTATATGGCAATTCACAGCGAGACTTCAACATGTACAACTGTTCAAAGTGTGACAACTGGTTCCATAAGTATTGTTTGAGTGCATGTGACATTACCATACCCAAACGGAATGCCGATTTTTTTTGCAGTGCATGTACTGTACCAGAATCTCTTCCATGGATGCACAATGAATACACCAACACTTGCACTTCTGATAACTTCCTGACAATATTGTCACTCCACTGCAAACAGTACAAATCTTTCTTGGATACCTTTGGTGACAGTGAAGCTGAGAACTCTCTCAAAGCAGCAATTGTATTGATGAATAAAGGAAAGCTGGATGAAGGaaaaacactatttttgcatttgcTTCAATCAAGATTAAATCTTACAATTTCTCGGGAGAATAATTTGAAATATGATTGTTTTGGTGGTGAGAATAATAGGTGTCTTTGCTTGTTCACACATATCTGGAAACTGGTAATTAAACTTAAATGTACCTCTGAGCATTGCCCTAATCATAACACGGAGGTAACAAAATACCCTTCTACGTTTTCCTTCAGCTCTGGATTAGATAACTTTAATGAAATTTTTCCTATAGCtggagatatggttggttacTGTGGTGCAGAATTTCATTGCCAACCACCAAATGAATCTCTCCATGCAGTTACTGACCGATTAAATTTAACTGGCAGAAACAGAGAAACATTTTATGAGTGCCGTGGTGTACCACAGGTAATGGCATCGTCATTTCTTAATCGAGTGCCTTGGATGATCCCAATTGATATCCAGTCCTTGACTGGTAGATCAATATTGACAATTCCAAAAGTTTTAACTATATATGGTCATGGATATCAACTAGCTGGCTGCAGTGTTTGTAGTGACAATCATTTTACTGCAGTTTGCTTCTGGTATGGTCAAACATTATATTATGATGGCATGAGAAGCCACAGGATTCAACCTTTTAAACTTAATGATTTCCAGAACAAAACTGGGTCATATGCATATTACTTTAGGCAGCTTtga
- the LOC136253117 gene encoding TNF receptor-associated factor 3-like isoform X1, whose product MAATTPTDIGGYDYTFVNTPPDRLVCRICDYVSRDPRMSECCGHNFCESCLENANKAASITKACPICRDDGFTTYRNKQADREARNLEIACPNEEMGCTWQGEINHVSGHFVDNILGCEYENVKCTNFDCEEMVQRRSLRDHVWMDCLHRTSRCQYCRTYDKYLFIIGDHVKQCPKYPLPCPNNCEVESVLREDMETHKKECPLEVIQCEYHNMGCEERMMRKNKRKHEEEHMDELSWPLKERFEIKLLNQISNHEHHMHIVIYDHTVSRLNADRIYDDNIWISTRLPPLVSISKMNASSFKLTYCSNVAIQVQLLRISESNTKIICTPN is encoded by the exons ATGGCCGCAACCACACCCACTGACATTGGCGGATATGACTACACTTTTGTCAATACTCCACCAGATCGTCTCGTCTGCAGAATTTGTGATTATGTCAGTCGTGACCCTCGCATGAGTGAGTGCTGTGGACACAACTTCTGTGAATCTTGTCTTGAGAATGCTAATAAGGCTGCTAGCATTACCAAGGCTTGTCCAATCTGTCGTGACGATGGCTTTACTACCTATCGAAACAAGCAAGCTGACAGGGAAGCTAGAAACCTTGAAATAGCATGCCCTAACGAAGAAATGGGCTGTACTTGGCAGGGTGAAATAAATCATGTTAGTGGACACTTTGTAGACAATATATTAGGTTGTGAATATGAGAACGTGAAATGTACCAATTTTGATTGTGAGGAGATGGTACAGAGAAGATCTTTGAGGGATCATGTTTGGATGGACTGTCTGCATCGAACAAGCCGTTGTCAGTATTGCAGAACTTACGACAAATATCTTTTTATTATAGGAGATCATGTGAAGCAGTGTCCAAAATATCCTCTACCCTGTCCCAACAACTGCGAAGTAGAAAGTGTTCTCCGTGAAGACATGGAAACACACAAGAAGGAGTGTCCTCTTGAGGTGATCCAGTGTGAGTACCACAATATGGGGTGTGAGGAGAGGATGATGCGTAAGAATAAGAGGAAACATGAGGAAGAACACATGGACGAGCTTTCCTGGCCACTGAAGGAAAGGTTTGAAATTAAATTGCTGAACCAGATCAGCAACCATGAGCATCATATGCATATAGTTATCTATGATCATACAGTGTCAAGACTCAATGCTGATAGAATCTACGATGATAATATATGG atctctacaaggttaccCCCACTTGTCAGTATCTCAAAGATGAATGCATCTTCCTTCAAGTTAACATATTGTAGTAATGTAGCTATACAAGTACAGCTATTGCGTATTTCAGAGTcgaatacaaaaataatttgtaCCCCTAATTAG
- the LOC136253117 gene encoding TNF receptor-associated factor 3-like isoform X2 gives MAATTPTDIGGYDYTFVNTPPDRLVCRICDYVSRDPRMSECCGHNFCESCLENANKAASITKACPICRDDGFTTYRNKQADREARNLEIACPNEEMGCTWQGEINHVSGHFVDNILGCEYENVKCTNFDCEEMVQRRSLRDHVWMDCLHRTSRCQYCRTYDKYLFIIGDHVKQCPKYPLPCPNNCEVESVLREDMETHKKECPLEVIQCEYHNMGCEERMMRKNKRKHEEEHMDELSWPLKESVKTQC, from the exons ATGGCCGCAACCACACCCACTGACATTGGCGGATATGACTACACTTTTGTCAATACTCCACCAGATCGTCTCGTCTGCAGAATTTGTGATTATGTCAGTCGTGACCCTCGCATGAGTGAGTGCTGTGGACACAACTTCTGTGAATCTTGTCTTGAGAATGCTAATAAGGCTGCTAGCATTACCAAGGCTTGTCCAATCTGTCGTGACGATGGCTTTACTACCTATCGAAACAAGCAAGCTGACAGGGAAGCTAGAAACCTTGAAATAGCATGCCCTAACGAAGAAATGGGCTGTACTTGGCAGGGTGAAATAAATCATGTTAGTGGACACTTTGTAGACAATATATTAGGTTGTGAATATGAGAACGTGAAATGTACCAATTTTGATTGTGAGGAGATGGTACAGAGAAGATCTTTGAGGGATCATGTTTGGATGGACTGTCTGCATCGAACAAGCCGTTGTCAGTATTGCAGAACTTACGACAAATATCTTTTTATTATAGGAGATCATGTGAAGCAGTGTCCAAAATATCCTCTACCCTGTCCCAACAACTGCGAAGTAGAAAGTGTTCTCCGTGAAGACATGGAAACACACAAGAAGGAGTGTCCTCTTGAGGTGATCCAGTGTGAGTACCACAATATGGGGTGTGAGGAGAGGATGATGCGTAAGAATAAGAGGAAACATGAGGAAGAACACATGGACGAGCTTTCCTGGCCACTGAAGGAAAG TGTCAAGACTCAATGCTGA
- the LOC136253659 gene encoding uncharacterized protein, whose product MEEDVIVLCVPAVEDAVNNLTSAEAHNYFSKAISGKLQISVDPPVQPKGGSLYIYNLGPDSDKWEQEKKKLRCDQYRWVHVGSYSVKHGGCEFKKKSSTIDLDSVDKKGDNRFRRFEFWGIGQHFMLHYVGDDTLYQGFSHRNSKNNSKSFVRSAPHLKDKILQKDSMKPHRTVYQELVNESSGGPRHAVLTPRDQNQVRNFRKEVDRHTRLSHDAMFNTYHLCHQLKFNNRKGEPLDFIRKFSVHPNVIVQMIGQPIIEELETALKLSTEPVTLHYDTVFNMGDFYLSTLIFKHTMFKNSPVLPFGFLVHTRRYQVDHMQFMEAIRQLSPILASKRIIIVSDREFNFSSVFPLAQQVYYWNHLEQDLHYCLKQKANCNAGEISYFANVLKELMQQTTETEFDNCWDEFKMEGPFQSKALVRNYFEKNLLPIFKETSSIWVLKSAGVVNPHNGITNNASESMNAVLHRLQNWKQVPLDIICYSLFQMCCYYHREIVQGSVVRGN is encoded by the exons ATGGAGGAAGATGTCATTGTGCTATGTGTTCCTGCAGTAGAAGACGCTGTCAATAACTTGACATCTGCGGAGGCGCATAATTACTTCTCGAAAGCTATCAGTGGAAAGCTACAGATTAGTGTAGATCCTCCTGTTCAGCCAAAAGGCGGCAGCTTGTATATCTACAACCTCGGGCCTGATTCGGACAAATGGGAACAAGAGAAGAAAAAGCTAAG GTGCGATCAATACAGATGGGTACATGTAGGATCTTACAGTGTCAAACATGGAGGATGTGAATTCAAGAAAAAAAGTAGTACCATTGATCTTGATTCTGTGGATAAAAAGGGTGATAACCGATTCAGAAGATTTGAGTTCTGGGGTATCGGGCAACATTTTATGCTACACTACGTTGGGGATGACACCTTATATCAAGGATTTAGCCATCGGAACAGTAAGAATAATTCCAAGTCTTTTGTGAGATCAGCACCACATTTGAAGGATAAG ATATTACAGAAAGATTCAATGAAGCCACATCGAACTGTTTATCAAGAATTAGTCAATGAAAGCAGCGGTGGACCTCGACATGCAGTGCTCACACCTAGAGATCAAAATCAAGTTAGAAATTTTCGTAAGGAAGTGGATAGACATACCAGACTATCCCATGACGCAATGTTTAACACGTACCACTTGTGTCATCAACTAAAGTTTAACAATCGAAAAGGTGAACCCCTTGATTTCATACGAAAATTCTCTGTGCACCCTAATGTAATTGTCCAAATGATTGGACAGCCAATAATCGAAGAGCTAGAAACTGCTTTGAAATTATCCACAGAACCTGTGACGCTTCATTATGACACTGTGTTTAATATGGGTGATTTCTACTTGTCGACCCTTATCTTCAAACACACAATGTTTAAAAACTCTCCTGTTCTGCCATTCGGATTTCTAGTCCATACCAGACGCTACCAAGTAGACCATATGCAGTTCATGGAAGCAATTCGTCAGTTGTCTCCAATTTTAGCTTCAAAAAGGATAATAATTGTATCAGACAGAGAATTCAATTTCTCATCAGTGTTCCCACTAGCCCAACAAGTTTATTACTGGAACCACCTAGAACAAGATCTTCACTATTGCCTCAAACAAAAAGCCAATTGTAATGCTGGTGAAATAAGCTACTTTGCTAATGTACTGAAGGAATTGATGCAACAAACCACAGAAACAGAATTTGATAATTGTTGGGATGAATTTAAAATGGAAGGTCCTTTTCAATCCAAAGCATTAGTTCGTAACTATTTTGAGAAAAATCTGCTGCCCATTTTCAAAGAGACTTCGTCAATATGGGTACTAAAATCTGCTGGTGTAGTGAACCCACACAATGGAATTACCAATAATGCATCAGAATCCATGAATGCTGTGCTGCACAGACTTCAGAACTGGAAGCAAGTGCCACTTGATATTATTTGTTACTCATTATTTCAAATGTGCTGTTATTATCACCGGGAAATTGTGCAAGGTTCAGTGGTTCGTGGCAACTGA